One window from the genome of Vidua chalybeata isolate OUT-0048 chromosome 3, bVidCha1 merged haplotype, whole genome shotgun sequence encodes:
- the LOC128786435 gene encoding antimicrobial peptide THP1-like isoform X2 — translation MGHSRVGPGHLCQQQLRPFLPWCALNLHLSQPREEPGQASAMRILYLLFPFFLLLVHSAAGSSLEPTNREECQRENGYCGFLKCKFPFVIKGRCSTFFFCCKNSWG, via the exons aTGGGGCACTCCCGGGTTGGCCCAGGGCACTTGTGCCAGCAGCAATTGAG ACCATTTCTGCCTTGGTGTGCTCTGAACCTACACCTTTCTCAG ccccGAGAAGAGCCAGGACAGGCATCAGCCATGAGGATCCTCTACCTgctcttccccttcttcctcctgctggttCACAGTGCTGCAG GATCCTCCTTGGAGCCAACAAACAGGGAAGAATGTCAGCGAGAAAATGGATACTGTGGATTTTTGAAGTGCAAGTTCCCCTTTGTCATCAAAGGAAGATGTTCCACGTTCTTCTTTTGCTGCAAAAA TTCCTGGGGTTGA
- the LOC128786253 gene encoding antimicrobial peptide THP1-like: protein MKAFPSKVWRDFSISHHFRLSVAAKLCEDPGEAAAMKILFLLFPLILLLVQGAAGSPARCRRRGGFCSFDGCSSSSKPIGRCSAVSVCCKSRWV, encoded by the exons ATGAAGGCTTTCCCTTCGAAAGTTTGGAGAGACTTTTCGATTTCCCATCATTTCAGGCTTTCAGTAGCTGCAAAG ctctgtgaagacccgggagaggcagcagccatGAAGATCCTGTTCCTGCTCTTCCCCCTCATCCTCCTGTTGGTCCAGGGCGCTGCGG GAAGTCCAGCTCGATGCAGGCGCCGAGGAGGATTCTGCAGCTTTGATGGCTGCAGCTCGTCCTCAAAACCTATTGGAAGATGTTCGGCAGTCAGTGTGTGCTGCAAAAG TCGCTGGGTTTGA
- the LOC128786252 gene encoding gallinacin-1-like isoform X2, which translates to MGHSRVGPGHLCQQQLRPFLPWCALNLHLSQPREEPGQASAMRILYLLFPFFLLLVHSAAGSSLAPKNRKQCLREKGYCSLLNCSFPYGIRGKCSRFYFCCKKIWG; encoded by the exons aTGGGGCACTCCCGGGTTGGCCCAGGGCACTTGTGCCAGCAGCAATTGAG ACCATTTCTGCCTTGGTGTGCTCTGAACCTACACCTTTCTCAG ccccGAGAAGAGCCAGGACAGGCATCAGCCATGAGGATCCTCTACCTgctcttccccttcttcctcctgctggttcacagtgctgcag GATCCTCCTTGGCCCCAAAAAACAGGAAACAATGTCTGCGAGAAAAGGGATACTGCTCACTTCTGAATTGCTCTTTCCCCTATGGCATCCGGGGAAAATGTTCCAGGTTTTACTTTTGCTGCAAAAA aatCTGGGGTTGA
- the LOC128785241 gene encoding uncharacterized protein LOC128785241, whose translation MKILFLLFPLLLLLAQGAAGSELRCKQRRGYCSFGRCVPPARPIGRCTAQTLCCKGAGPCFLRPSQRFPCWPHSPLPLRRGCHKRCCVGTTVTLIATAPGGTSASAPAAGRDQGQPQHPQSHGALPGWPRALVPAATGACPTHQHCYKPSVFGAQQHSLAPRASGHSHSSWVCCFLNFKAFVREPCEDLGEAAAMKILFLLFPLILLLVQGAAGSAVTCWRQRGFCSRLSCPRGTLVAGRCAPGILCCRSSWG comes from the exons ATGAAGATCctgttcctgcttttccccctgctcctcctgctggcccagggtgctgcag GAAGTGAACTTCGATGCAAACAACGAAGAGGATACTGTAGTTTTGGGAGATGTGTTCCCCCTGCAAGACCAATTGGTAGATGTACAGCACAAACTCTCTGCTGCAAAGG GGCTGGGCCGTGT TTCCTGCGCCCATCCCAAAGATTTCCCTGCTGGCCCCACAGCCCATTGCCGCTGCGACGCGGGTGTCACAAGAGGTGTTGTGTGGGCACAACGGTGACATTGATTGCAACAGCCCCAGGAGGCACCTCAgcctctgcccctgcagcagggagggaccagggccagccccagcacccccagagccaTGGGGCACTCCCGGGTTGGCCCAGGGCACTTGTGCCAGCAGCAACTGgggcctgtcccacccaccagcaCTGCTATAAACCCAGCGTCTTTGGGgcacagcagcattccctggccCCAAGGGCATCTGGACACAGCCATTCCTCTTGGGTTTGCTGCTTCCTGAACTTCAAAGCCTTTGTCAGGGAG ccctgtgaagacctgggagaggcagcagccatGAAGATCCTGTTCCTGCTCTTCCCCCTGATCCTCCTGCTGGTCCAGGGTGCTGCAG GCAGTGCAGTTACATGCTGGCGACAACGGGGATTCTGCTCAAGGCTTTCTTGCCCTCGTGGTACACTTGTTGCGGGAAGATGTGCCCCTGGCATATTGTGCTGCAGGAG TTCCTGGGGTTGA
- the LOC128786435 gene encoding uncharacterized protein LOC128786435 isoform X1: MALPNTWRGNCQIWHVAQTLLPGMDSHFSHWHGWHQTHWIHKPFLPWCALNLHLSQPREEPGQASAMRILYLLFPFFLLLVHSAAGSSLEPTNREECQRENGYCGFLKCKFPFVIKGRCSTFFFCCKNSWG; encoded by the exons ATGGCTCTGCCAAACACCTGGAGGGGAAATTGCCAAATTTGGCACGTGGCACAGACCCTCCTGCCTGGCATGGACAGTCACTTCTCCCATTGGCATGGCTGGCATCAAACTCACTGGATTCACAA ACCATTTCTGCCTTGGTGTGCTCTGAACCTACACCTTTCTCAG ccccGAGAAGAGCCAGGACAGGCATCAGCCATGAGGATCCTCTACCTgctcttccccttcttcctcctgctggttCACAGTGCTGCAG GATCCTCCTTGGAGCCAACAAACAGGGAAGAATGTCAGCGAGAAAATGGATACTGTGGATTTTTGAAGTGCAAGTTCCCCTTTGTCATCAAAGGAAGATGTTCCACGTTCTTCTTTTGCTGCAAAAA TTCCTGGGGTTGA
- the LOC128785242 gene encoding LOW QUALITY PROTEIN: gallinacin-2-like (The sequence of the model RefSeq protein was modified relative to this genomic sequence to represent the inferred CDS: substituted 1 base at 1 genomic stop codon) — protein sequence MKILYLLFSLLFLALQVSPGLSSPRREMLFCRGGTCHFGGCPFHLIKVGSCFGFRSCCTIHXRVMKISSKPTNLLGISLLINPLDPAAKLHTPFIAKAKGFMM from the exons ATGAAGATCCTTTAcctgctcttttctctcctcttcttgGCACTCCAGGTTTCTCCAG GTTTGTCTTCGCCCCGGAGGGAAATGCTTTTCTGTAGAGGAGGGACCTGTCACTTTGGAGGATGTCCCTTCCACCTGATTAAAGTTGGAAGTTGCTTTGGGTTCCGCTCCTGCTGCA CCATTCATTGAAGAGTAATGAAAATTTCTTCTAAGCCTACAAATTTGCTTGGAATCTCCTTACTCATAAACCCACTGGATCCTGCTGCAAAGCTTCACACTCCCTTCATTGCCAAAGCAAAAGGCTTTATGATGTAG
- the LOC128786252 gene encoding gallinacin-1-like isoform X1, translated as MLPWPIPNFQLGDASLVCYRPFLPWCALNLHLSQPREEPGQASAMRILYLLFPFFLLLVHSAAGSSLAPKNRKQCLREKGYCSLLNCSFPYGIRGKCSRFYFCCKKIWG; from the exons ATGCTGCCCTGGCCAATTCCAAATTTCCAGCTGG GTGATGCCAGCTTGGTTTGTTACAGACCATTTCTGCCTTGGTGTGCTCTGAACCTACACCTTTCTCAG ccccGAGAAGAGCCAGGACAGGCATCAGCCATGAGGATCCTCTACCTgctcttccccttcttcctcctgctggttcacagtgctgcag GATCCTCCTTGGCCCCAAAAAACAGGAAACAATGTCTGCGAGAAAAGGGATACTGCTCACTTCTGAATTGCTCTTTCCCCTATGGCATCCGGGGAAAATGTTCCAGGTTTTACTTTTGCTGCAAAAA aatCTGGGGTTGA